The following proteins are encoded in a genomic region of Maribacter hydrothermalis:
- a CDS encoding putative porin translates to MKYIIIVLMFFSTSIILSQEKVERKDKKSDSLFVDRKAKPIKPLAKIKGDTVGLTIKDYKIISFQRDTTFLDTTLTIQKEYKYNYLREDDFELMPFSNIGQAYNSLGLDLERVNMYPSLGATAKDRKYLEKEQIAYYNVATPMTELFFKTTLEQGQLLDANLTFNTSRRLNFSIGYIGHRSFGKYNNSEIESGNFTTTTNYSSKNGRYALRAHIAAQNILSQENGGLAEKELQFESGDPDFINRPRVDVLLDNADNKILGKRYYLDHVYKLVRKQLDSTRFEKTSLSIGHVFDYETKYYQFIQSSSDTLFGDVIISPIDDKAYLKTFYNELNAEFYNKTLGKLTGGVNIYNYDYYFNSQFTREDGTVIPNRLNGTELGIGGKYEKRIGGFDFNADLKYNISGNLTGNLLNVEAAYNINENNKLKFTLHTSSSLPNFNYLLYQSEYLNYNWDNSKLFEKERVSSLKGELNSKKWGNLMLKYSNIDNYTYFAPVSSTVIEDGLENAYIKPLQENSGISYLKAKYEKEFRVGKFALNNTVMYQNVTQDEQVMNLPQIITRNTLYFSSDVFEKAMYLQTGVTFKYFSSYNMNGYNPMLGEFYTQNKEELGGYPLLDFFINARIKQTRIYLKAEHFNSSFTGYDYYSSPGYPYRDFVIRFGLVWNFFS, encoded by the coding sequence ATGAAATATATAATTATAGTTTTAATGTTTTTCTCCACTTCAATTATTCTGTCGCAAGAAAAGGTTGAAAGAAAAGATAAAAAATCAGATTCGCTTTTTGTAGATAGAAAAGCCAAACCCATAAAACCGTTAGCGAAAATAAAGGGAGATACCGTTGGACTTACAATTAAAGATTACAAAATAATTTCTTTTCAGAGAGACACTACATTTTTAGATACTACCCTTACCATTCAAAAAGAATATAAATATAATTATCTAAGAGAGGATGATTTTGAGTTAATGCCTTTTTCAAATATTGGACAGGCATATAATTCACTGGGGTTAGATTTGGAAAGGGTAAATATGTATCCAAGTCTGGGAGCTACTGCTAAGGATAGAAAGTATTTGGAAAAAGAGCAAATTGCTTATTATAATGTCGCCACTCCAATGACTGAGCTGTTTTTTAAAACAACCCTAGAACAAGGTCAGTTGTTAGATGCTAATCTAACTTTTAATACCTCACGCAGGCTTAATTTTTCAATAGGGTATATAGGTCATCGTTCTTTTGGTAAGTATAATAATAGTGAAATTGAATCAGGAAATTTTACAACAACTACTAATTATTCATCAAAAAATGGCAGATATGCTTTAAGAGCACATATAGCGGCACAGAATATTCTTTCTCAAGAAAATGGTGGCTTAGCGGAAAAAGAACTTCAGTTTGAGTCAGGTGATCCAGACTTCATTAATAGACCAAGGGTCGATGTGCTTTTGGATAATGCAGATAATAAAATCTTAGGTAAAAGATATTATCTAGATCATGTGTATAAATTGGTTAGGAAACAATTAGATTCTACTCGGTTTGAAAAGACATCTCTGTCAATAGGGCATGTTTTTGATTATGAAACGAAATACTATCAGTTTATTCAGTCTTCAAGTGATACTCTTTTTGGTGATGTTATAATTAGCCCTATAGATGATAAGGCATATTTAAAAACATTTTATAATGAACTCAATGCTGAGTTTTATAATAAAACCTTAGGTAAATTAACAGGAGGTGTTAACATATATAATTATGATTACTACTTTAATAGTCAGTTTACAAGAGAGGATGGTACTGTTATTCCAAACAGATTAAACGGAACCGAATTAGGAATAGGGGGTAAGTATGAAAAACGCATTGGTGGTTTTGATTTTAATGCGGATTTAAAATATAACATTTCGGGGAATCTAACCGGTAACCTATTAAACGTTGAGGCTGCATATAATATTAATGAAAATAATAAATTGAAGTTTACACTGCATACTTCCTCTAGCTTACCCAATTTCAACTACCTATTATACCAAAGTGAATATTTAAATTATAATTGGGATAATAGTAAACTTTTTGAAAAAGAACGAGTAAGTAGCCTTAAAGGGGAATTGAATTCTAAAAAGTGGGGTAATTTAATGCTTAAGTATAGCAATATTGATAACTATACGTATTTCGCTCCAGTATCTTCAACTGTTATAGAAGATGGATTGGAAAATGCCTACATAAAACCATTACAAGAAAATAGTGGTATTTCATATCTGAAAGCCAAATATGAAAAGGAATTTAGGGTTGGGAAGTTTGCGTTGAATAACACCGTCATGTATCAAAATGTAACACAAGATGAACAAGTGATGAATTTACCCCAAATAATAACTAGAAACACGCTGTATTTTTCATCAGATGTATTCGAGAAAGCTATGTATTTGCAAACAGGTGTAACTTTCAAGTATTTCTCTAGTTATAATATGAATGGCTATAATCCTATGTTAGGTGAATTTTACACACAGAATAAGGAGGAATTAGGTGGTTATCCATTATTAGACTTCTTCATTAATGCGCGTATAAAGCAGACAAGGATTTATTTAAAGGCGGAGCACTTCAACTCTTCCTTTACGGGTTATGATTATTATTCTTCTCCTGGTTATCCTTATCGGGATTTTGTAATACGCTTTGGTCTGGTATGGAATTTCTTTTCTTAG
- a CDS encoding thrombospondin type 3 repeat-containing protein, with product MKQLFLTVIALLAFVNSYAQFNENAPWMKDLNENNTTSKKSQKRYSLEEISNSFNKYWADKDYTKKGSGFKPYKRWENYWSYYLDKDGYLPTSKQLWKSWKNKQATTGKALNPIANWSSIGPFTHDTYSGALSGQGRVNAIAVDPNNTNIWYVGAPAGGIWKTIDNGSSWVNLFDDFPQIGVSGIAIDPSNSDIIYIATGDDDAADSYSIGVFKSIDAGNSWNETGLNPSTSTPNLLMNEITIDPTNSNIIWVGTNDGLQKSIDGGNTWEVKQEGNIQDFKLKPNSPNTIYTVTSNTFSKSTDGGATFTQITNGLPASSGRLVIGTSIANPSGVYILRALTGASAFAFGGIYKSLDSGNSFIKTASEQDILESDQAWFDLAIEVSPSNFNEVYTGCLNVWKSTNGGDTFIRVNRWNISDQGYTHADIHTIKMFNNKVYVGSDGGIYMSENGGSTFKDYTAGISISQFYRISVAKNDAGKITGGLQDNAGFIRDQGQWNVFTGGDGMDYEIDPNNSSLVYGFVQFGGSLFISSDSGQSVGVVAAPNDANGNTIQGNWITPLAIGPDGSVYAGFDALYKLENNQWEKISASIGSGNIDDLEIDPQDPETIFAAESNILYRSRNGGATFSLIKVMDSEISDIAINNNNSNIIYLTTSDRVGIRQSDQPTERGIFKITIGESETTSENITFDIPIDQAFFSIAHQGRHTDNPIFVGTSLGVYRLDDSLTEWEEYYSNLPSVAISDIEINLDGEKIIASTYGRGVWESPIPIQVPENEIRLVSITPNSNDVICTDLTPTATLQNQGLNEITSIDIEYSFNGNEIQNFEWTGSLLSGESITIDLPIENSLNFGISTIELTASIANDSYNDNNTLNNRFFTNKLESGGTINSFETESESLITYNDGNSGTVWQRGVPTGTKLNTTTSGTSVYGTNLSGDHPNSTKAILLSNCYDMTTIIAPVLKFNMAYELELNFDILYVEYSIDSGEKWETLGTIDSEPNWYNSNRTNANSEEADDCQNCPGAQWTGENTVMTEYAYDFNLNASKGEQDLTGETNVLFRIIFQSDPAVTEEGVIIDDLVVDGLTDDEDDDNDGILDTIDNCPLIANANQLDTDNDGEGDFCDTDDDNDGILDVDDNCPLISNPNQEDDDLDGIGNVCDDDSDNDGVPNTIDQCNDTPSGTIVNTDGCEVFSLPNTNFQILTTGESCSSSNNGSISITTANTTFIYNAFLTGLNSTSNASFSDENTFSDLAAGSYQLCITVEGQGEYEACFDLIIAEPDSLSVGAKVNSLNDEVTLSFSGGEVYTIFLNEKMYTTTLKEITLPLESPTTNISVKTNLECQGVYTEKIILSDNLFIYPNPISGGDLTIYLGSNASSEVTISLFYVNGITILTKEMKPSNNEIKLSVDGLSAGVYILNIKSGDTLSNYKIIRK from the coding sequence ATGAAACAATTGTTCCTCACAGTAATCGCTCTTTTAGCGTTTGTTAATTCTTATGCGCAATTCAATGAAAATGCGCCTTGGATGAAAGATTTAAATGAAAATAACACTACTTCAAAAAAATCTCAAAAAAGGTATTCTTTAGAGGAAATATCTAATTCATTTAACAAATATTGGGCTGATAAGGACTATACTAAAAAAGGAAGTGGTTTTAAGCCTTACAAAAGATGGGAAAATTATTGGAGCTATTATCTTGATAAAGATGGTTATCTACCAACTTCGAAACAATTATGGAAATCATGGAAAAATAAGCAAGCAACTACGGGCAAAGCTTTAAACCCAATTGCAAATTGGAGTTCCATTGGTCCTTTCACCCATGACACCTATTCGGGTGCCTTATCTGGTCAAGGTAGAGTAAATGCTATTGCAGTTGACCCAAACAATACGAACATATGGTATGTAGGCGCACCTGCAGGGGGAATATGGAAAACAATAGACAATGGATCTTCATGGGTCAATTTATTTGATGATTTCCCGCAAATAGGTGTTTCTGGCATAGCTATTGACCCTAGTAATTCTGACATAATATATATTGCTACCGGTGATGATGATGCCGCAGATTCATATAGTATAGGTGTGTTTAAATCTATAGATGCCGGTAATTCATGGAACGAAACTGGATTAAACCCAAGTACATCAACCCCAAACTTACTAATGAATGAGATTACTATTGATCCTACAAATTCTAATATTATTTGGGTTGGAACGAATGATGGTTTACAGAAATCTATTGATGGTGGCAACACTTGGGAGGTGAAACAAGAAGGTAATATTCAAGACTTTAAATTAAAACCAAACTCTCCAAACACTATTTATACCGTTACTTCTAATACTTTTTCCAAGTCTACAGATGGCGGTGCTACTTTTACCCAGATCACAAATGGATTACCGGCCAGTTCTGGACGCTTAGTAATAGGAACCAGTATTGCCAATCCGTCGGGAGTTTATATTCTTAGGGCATTGACAGGAGCTAGCGCTTTTGCCTTCGGCGGCATATATAAATCATTGGATAGCGGAAATAGCTTTATTAAAACAGCTAGTGAACAAGACATTTTAGAATCTGACCAAGCTTGGTTTGACCTCGCCATAGAAGTATCACCTTCAAATTTTAACGAAGTTTATACCGGTTGCCTTAATGTGTGGAAAAGCACAAATGGTGGAGATACCTTTATTAGAGTAAATAGGTGGAATATAAGTGACCAGGGATACACCCATGCCGACATACATACAATAAAGATGTTTAACAATAAAGTGTATGTAGGTAGTGACGGAGGCATTTATATGTCCGAAAACGGTGGAAGTACTTTTAAAGATTATACGGCAGGTATTTCTATTAGCCAATTTTATCGAATTTCTGTAGCTAAGAACGATGCTGGCAAAATTACTGGTGGTTTACAAGATAACGCAGGTTTTATTCGCGATCAAGGGCAATGGAATGTTTTTACTGGAGGTGATGGCATGGATTATGAAATTGACCCTAATAATAGCAGTCTAGTTTACGGATTTGTACAATTTGGCGGTAGTCTTTTTATTTCATCTGACTCTGGCCAATCTGTCGGAGTAGTAGCTGCTCCAAACGATGCAAACGGAAATACAATTCAAGGAAATTGGATTACGCCCTTGGCTATTGGTCCTGACGGCTCTGTATATGCAGGTTTTGACGCCCTTTATAAACTAGAGAATAATCAATGGGAAAAAATATCCGCATCTATTGGTTCTGGCAATATTGATGATTTAGAAATTGACCCACAAGACCCTGAAACTATTTTTGCAGCAGAAAGTAACATATTGTATCGAAGTCGCAACGGTGGTGCTACTTTTAGCCTTATTAAAGTAATGGATTCTGAAATTTCAGATATTGCCATTAACAATAACAATAGTAATATTATTTATTTAACCACTTCGGACAGAGTAGGCATTAGACAAAGTGACCAACCAACGGAAAGAGGTATTTTTAAGATAACAATAGGTGAAAGCGAAACGACTTCTGAAAATATCACATTTGACATACCTATAGATCAAGCGTTTTTTTCAATAGCACATCAAGGTAGGCATACAGATAATCCAATTTTTGTAGGTACAAGTCTTGGGGTATATCGTTTGGATGACTCATTAACAGAATGGGAAGAATATTATTCTAATTTACCAAGTGTCGCAATTAGTGATATTGAAATAAATTTAGATGGGGAGAAAATTATAGCTTCAACATACGGTAGAGGAGTTTGGGAATCACCTATACCTATTCAAGTTCCAGAAAACGAAATTAGACTAGTATCCATTACACCAAACTCAAATGACGTTATTTGCACTGATCTTACACCAACAGCCACTTTACAAAATCAAGGATTAAATGAAATTACCTCTATTGATATCGAATACTCTTTCAACGGAAATGAGATTCAAAATTTTGAATGGACCGGTAGTTTATTAAGTGGTGAAAGCATAACCATTGATTTACCAATAGAAAATTCATTAAACTTTGGTATATCTACAATTGAATTAACCGCATCAATTGCCAACGACTCATATAACGACAACAATACCTTGAATAATCGTTTTTTCACAAACAAATTAGAATCTGGAGGAACTATTAATTCTTTTGAAACGGAATCTGAATCATTAATTACATACAACGACGGCAATTCTGGTACCGTATGGCAAAGAGGTGTGCCAACAGGTACCAAATTAAACACGACAACATCGGGCACTAGTGTTTATGGCACCAACTTAAGCGGTGATCACCCAAATAGTACAAAGGCAATATTATTAAGCAATTGCTATGACATGACTACAATTATTGCTCCTGTACTTAAATTTAACATGGCATATGAACTTGAACTAAATTTTGACATTTTATATGTAGAATATTCAATAGATAGTGGAGAAAAATGGGAAACATTAGGCACTATCGACAGTGAACCAAATTGGTATAACAGCAATAGAACCAATGCCAACTCTGAAGAAGCTGACGATTGTCAAAATTGCCCTGGTGCACAATGGACTGGGGAGAACACGGTAATGACTGAGTATGCCTATGATTTTAATCTTAATGCTTCTAAAGGTGAGCAAGATTTAACTGGTGAAACAAATGTCTTATTTAGAATTATATTTCAGTCAGATCCAGCGGTTACCGAAGAAGGTGTTATTATAGATGACTTAGTTGTCGACGGTTTAACAGACGACGAAGACGATGATAATGACGGCATTTTAGACACTATTGACAATTGTCCGTTAATCGCAAATGCAAATCAATTAGATACTGACAATGATGGCGAAGGTGATTTTTGCGATACAGATGATGATAATGATGGTATTTTAGATGTTGATGATAATTGCCCTTTAATTTCCAATCCGAATCAAGAAGATGATGACCTTGACGGTATAGGTAATGTATGCGATGATGATAGTGATAATGACGGTGTGCCAAATACTATCGACCAATGTAATGACACCCCTAGTGGCACTATAGTAAACACTGATGGATGCGAAGTTTTTTCTTTACCTAATACTAATTTTCAGATTTTGACTACGGGAGAATCATGTAGCTCAAGCAATAATGGGAGTATTTCAATTACTACGGCCAATACAACCTTTATCTACAATGCCTTTTTAACTGGCTTAAACAGTACAAGTAATGCAAGTTTTTCTGATGAAAATACATTTTCTGATTTAGCTGCTGGCAGTTACCAATTATGTATAACTGTAGAAGGCCAAGGGGAATACGAAGCCTGTTTTGACCTAATCATAGCAGAACCAGATTCACTATCAGTAGGTGCAAAAGTTAATTCCTTGAATGATGAAGTAACTCTTAGCTTTTCTGGTGGAGAGGTCTACACCATTTTCTTAAATGAAAAAATGTATACTACAACGTTAAAAGAAATTACACTACCACTTGAAAGCCCTACAACAAATATATCTGTCAAAACAAATTTAGAGTGTCAAGGTGTTTACACTGAAAAAATAATACTTAGTGATAATTTATTCATTTACCCTAACCCTATATCCGGAGGAGATTTAACCATTTACCTTGGCTCTAATGCTTCATCTGAAGTCACCATTTCATTATTTTATGTAAATGGCATAACTATTTTAACCAAAGAAATGAAGCCATCTAATAATGAAATTAAGCTTAGTGTGGACGGTTTGTCTGCCGGAGTCTATATTTTAAACATTAAATCTGGCGATACCCTTTCTAATTACAAAATTATAAGAAAATGA
- a CDS encoding RagB/SusD family nutrient uptake outer membrane protein, which yields MKNNIKLLVLLFSFGFFLSCDDELNDLQPFTQGNPETFFNSVAAFQNGVDGAYRQLWNYYSSTGSGLQGIPDILSDNVIIAQTGRRSNSDYYNYRYVPATGGAIDLYWSEAYEAVNVANLVIAQIDNLADGPEKNNILGQALAIRAWAHFDLVRVYAKIPTQSADANASLGVVYLKVEDGDTEDPFAEPARETVASNYAEIIGDLERASLLIDSDNGQGRLNADGVYGLLSRVYLYNGEYQKVVNAANEVSVPLATAEELEGLYTDANEAGIVVKLAINTSTESSGNNVGVLYSQSNSTSTISEYVFDFDYFNSIDENDLRKDVISFVGINQDNQYNAISKFLGETGQVNGRVDVKVMRAAEVLLNKAEAQFELGQDALSTLNELRDLRYVSYSGGETGSALEDAIQFERRVELSFEGHRFFDLKRRGEPVMRSTMGDVIDGTGTPPDFPTLAADNFRFQLPIPIAEINANQNMVQNPGY from the coding sequence ATGAAAAATAACATAAAATTATTAGTTCTTTTATTTTCGTTCGGGTTCTTTTTGTCCTGCGACGATGAGTTGAATGATCTACAACCATTTACACAGGGTAATCCTGAGACATTTTTTAATAGTGTTGCAGCTTTTCAAAATGGAGTAGATGGTGCTTACAGACAATTGTGGAATTACTATTCTTCAACTGGTTCTGGACTACAGGGTATCCCAGATATTTTATCTGATAACGTAATTATAGCCCAAACAGGAAGAAGGTCAAATAGTGATTATTACAACTATAGATATGTACCAGCTACCGGTGGTGCTATTGACTTATATTGGAGTGAAGCTTATGAGGCTGTAAATGTTGCAAACTTGGTTATCGCACAAATAGATAATTTAGCAGACGGTCCTGAAAAAAATAATATTCTAGGACAGGCTTTAGCAATTAGAGCATGGGCTCATTTCGATTTAGTAAGAGTATATGCAAAGATTCCTACGCAATCTGCAGATGCAAATGCTTCTCTAGGGGTTGTTTACCTCAAAGTTGAAGATGGGGATACTGAAGATCCTTTTGCAGAACCGGCTAGAGAAACAGTTGCCAGCAACTATGCCGAAATTATTGGTGATTTAGAAAGAGCAAGTCTTTTAATAGATTCTGATAATGGTCAAGGCAGGTTAAATGCCGACGGTGTTTATGGTCTACTATCTAGAGTCTACCTTTATAACGGGGAATATCAAAAGGTTGTAAACGCTGCTAATGAAGTAAGTGTTCCATTAGCTACTGCGGAAGAACTTGAAGGTTTATATACTGATGCAAATGAAGCAGGTATTGTTGTAAAACTTGCAATTAATACGTCTACCGAAAGTAGTGGTAATAATGTTGGTGTTTTGTATAGCCAGTCTAATTCCACTTCAACAATTTCAGAATATGTTTTCGATTTTGACTATTTCAACAGTATTGACGAAAATGACCTTAGAAAGGATGTTATTTCTTTTGTAGGTATAAATCAAGATAATCAATATAATGCCATATCTAAATTTTTAGGAGAAACAGGTCAGGTAAACGGTCGTGTTGATGTTAAGGTTATGCGTGCTGCAGAAGTTTTATTAAATAAAGCAGAAGCTCAATTCGAACTAGGCCAAGATGCTTTGTCAACACTAAATGAACTTAGGGATTTAAGATATGTTTCTTATTCAGGTGGTGAAACTGGATCTGCGCTTGAAGATGCTATTCAGTTCGAAAGAAGAGTTGAGCTGTCCTTTGAAGGTCATAGATTTTTTGATTTAAAGCGTCGTGGAGAACCAGTTATGCGTTCAACTATGGGTGACGTTATTGATGGTACTGGTACGCCTCCAGATTTTCCAACATTGGCCGCTGATAACTTCAGGTTTCAATTACCAATTCCAATTGCTGAAATTAATGCTAATCAAAACATGGTTCAGAATCCTGGCTACTAA
- a CDS encoding SusC/RagA family TonB-linked outer membrane protein, translating to MKQKLTWMLTPLLVFFMTFSFAQEKKVTGVVTDQSGLPLPGVSVVVVGTTNGAQTDFDGNYAINVEQGKSLRFSYLGQKTVTMSVGVSNTIDVQLQEDAEALEEVVVVGYGSRSKELSTSAISTVSAEKIEAFVPSTSIDNILQGQAAGVQVTAANGRPGNTAFVQIRGVGSINAQTTPLYVIDGVPIPIDTERDFNPISNLNPSDIESFSILKDAATVSKYGSRGANGVVLITTKRGKAGDAKVKFSSSYGYGEMIPNNFDIMNTTQKLELERQYAALGVGAAGSMPGANATPADIARLTALDTDWRDALLRNSVIQSNNLSVSGGDEKLTYYLSLGYDKNTGIIDNIDGFERVSARLNTSYQAKDWLNIGANVSVSRSTTDLPRDRNNVQNPIRAMYDYNPYDPLFLTNDDGSIVTDDQGNNVYNPTRSGFPIALAIQTEPEDNRNLLLIGNLSAGMTLSEKFTNNFSVGLISNRFNRTNRSIAGGVLQGFVGDANFPGSQTDNFAVDFEYNVNNVFTYTDTFNGLHNLSASFLLEYNENIRTDLFATARGFPSPNIPYLDVAAEPTDAGSSESRRILFSQGMFVDYDYDGKYIVSGSIRRDGSSRFGPDNKYGYFYSGSAAWNIANESFMENSIFNTLKLRASYGTSGNQNIGEFQYLNLLDFNNTYNGQTTALPAGVGNPQIQWESQAIFDVGVEFGLFNNRLNGVVDYFKKNSKDLLLDRPISYTVGDENNSIFSNIGEIENSGIEVSLSGDVIRTQNFKWTLGGNITFIDNKVVELVDGEDIVTGTFGDNILRVGEEINSYYAVEYAGVNPANGEPLYFDLDGNITNEYSSGFQQLQEGKSPVADFEGGFYTAFSYKGFGLRGDFVYKGGNYIYNFQRSEGIAIGNIDSNQRVEAFNYWKQPGDTDVLPSPLFQGTADQTSTRFLEKGDYLRLRTLTLDYNMPRDFIEGIGINSLRFSLSGQNLFTITDFNGDPEVGLGSAESGEPGDVGFVPGSFNLFSYPNTRSYTFGVEVGF from the coding sequence ATGAAACAGAAGTTGACGTGGATGTTGACGCCGTTATTGGTGTTCTTCATGACATTTTCCTTTGCACAGGAAAAAAAAGTGACCGGTGTCGTAACCGATCAAAGCGGTTTGCCGCTACCTGGAGTGTCTGTAGTTGTTGTTGGGACTACTAATGGTGCCCAAACAGATTTTGATGGTAATTATGCTATCAATGTTGAACAAGGTAAGAGTTTAAGATTTTCTTATTTAGGTCAAAAAACAGTAACAATGAGTGTTGGTGTTTCCAATACTATAGATGTACAGTTGCAAGAAGATGCAGAAGCATTGGAAGAAGTAGTAGTAGTTGGGTATGGTTCTAGATCAAAAGAGCTATCGACTTCAGCAATTTCTACAGTATCTGCTGAAAAAATCGAAGCATTCGTACCATCAACGAGTATTGATAATATTTTACAAGGTCAAGCTGCGGGTGTACAGGTAACTGCTGCCAATGGTAGACCAGGTAATACTGCATTCGTTCAAATTAGAGGTGTTGGTTCAATTAATGCACAGACTACTCCTTTGTATGTAATTGATGGTGTTCCTATTCCTATTGATACGGAAAGGGATTTTAACCCAATTAGCAATTTAAATCCAAGTGATATAGAGTCGTTCTCAATATTAAAAGATGCTGCTACCGTTTCTAAATACGGATCTCGTGGAGCAAATGGTGTTGTGTTAATTACAACTAAAAGAGGTAAAGCAGGTGATGCTAAGGTTAAGTTTTCTTCTTCTTATGGTTATGGGGAAATGATACCGAATAATTTCGACATTATGAACACTACTCAGAAATTGGAGTTAGAGCGTCAATATGCAGCTTTAGGTGTCGGTGCAGCGGGTAGTATGCCTGGTGCTAACGCAACTCCTGCTGATATTGCTAGATTAACGGCATTGGATACAGATTGGCGAGATGCATTGCTTAGGAACTCAGTTATTCAATCAAATAATTTATCAGTTTCAGGTGGAGACGAAAAATTGACCTACTACTTATCTTTAGGTTATGATAAGAATACTGGTATTATTGATAATATTGACGGTTTTGAAAGAGTTTCTGCTCGTTTAAATACAAGCTATCAGGCAAAAGATTGGTTAAATATTGGAGCAAATGTTTCGGTTTCTCGTAGTACAACAGATTTGCCAAGAGATAGAAACAACGTACAAAACCCGATTAGGGCTATGTATGACTACAATCCTTACGATCCTTTGTTTTTAACAAATGACGATGGTAGTATCGTAACCGATGATCAAGGAAATAATGTTTACAATCCAACTAGATCAGGTTTTCCTATTGCTTTGGCAATTCAAACAGAGCCAGAAGACAATAGAAACTTATTGTTAATTGGTAATTTATCGGCAGGTATGACTTTGTCTGAAAAATTTACGAACAATTTTAGCGTAGGTTTAATTAGTAATAGGTTCAATAGAACAAACCGTTCTATTGCTGGCGGTGTTTTACAGGGTTTTGTTGGTGATGCCAATTTTCCAGGGTCGCAGACGGATAATTTTGCTGTTGACTTTGAGTACAACGTAAACAATGTGTTTACTTACACTGACACCTTTAATGGATTACATAATCTTTCTGCTAGCTTTCTGTTAGAATACAATGAAAACATAAGAACAGATTTATTTGCCACTGCAAGAGGGTTTCCTTCACCGAATATTCCATATTTAGACGTAGCTGCAGAACCCACAGATGCCGGGTCTTCAGAATCAAGAAGAATTTTATTTTCACAAGGTATGTTCGTAGATTATGATTACGATGGTAAATATATCGTTTCAGGTTCTATAAGACGTGATGGTTCATCTAGGTTTGGTCCAGATAATAAGTATGGTTATTTCTATAGTGGTAGTGCTGCTTGGAATATTGCTAACGAAAGCTTTATGGAGAACTCTATTTTTAACACCCTTAAATTAAGAGCTTCTTATGGTACTTCTGGTAACCAAAATATTGGAGAGTTTCAGTATTTAAACCTGTTAGATTTTAATAATACCTATAACGGTCAAACAACTGCTTTGCCTGCTGGTGTGGGTAATCCTCAAATTCAATGGGAGTCTCAAGCTATATTCGATGTTGGTGTTGAATTCGGTTTGTTTAATAATAGGCTAAATGGTGTTGTTGATTACTTTAAGAAAAACTCTAAAGATTTATTATTGGATCGTCCAATTTCTTATACTGTTGGTGACGAAAACAATTCAATTTTCTCGAATATTGGTGAAATCGAAAACTCTGGTATAGAAGTTTCTTTAAGCGGAGATGTGATTAGAACTCAAAACTTTAAATGGACATTAGGTGGTAACATTACGTTTATTGATAATAAAGTTGTTGAGTTGGTTGACGGTGAGGATATCGTTACAGGTACTTTTGGGGATAACATACTAAGAGTAGGAGAAGAAATAAATTCGTACTATGCAGTAGAATATGCAGGTGTTAATCCAGCAAATGGAGAGCCTTTATATTTCGATTTAGATGGTAATATTACCAATGAATATAGTTCTGGTTTTCAACAATTACAAGAAGGAAAATCTCCTGTAGCTGATTTTGAAGGTGGATTCTATACTGCATTTTCTTACAAAGGATTTGGTCTTAGAGGTGATTTCGTATACAAAGGCGGTAATTATATCTATAACTTCCAACGATCGGAAGGTATTGCAATAGGTAATATTGACAGCAATCAAAGAGTAGAAGCATTTAATTACTGGAAACAACCTGGAGATACAGATGTATTACCTAGTCCTTTGTTTCAAGGTACAGCTGATCAAACTTCTACAAGATTCTTGGAGAAAGGTGACTACCTAAGATTACGTACGCTTACATTGGATTATAACATGCCTAGAGATTTTATTGAAGGTATAGGTATAAATTCATTAAGATTTTCTTTATCTGGTCAAAATTTATTCACTATTACTGATTTTAATGGTGATCCAGAAGTTGGTTTAGGTTCTGCGGAATCAGGAGAGCCAGGAGATGTTGGTTTCGTGCCAGGATCATTTAACCTATTTAGCTATCCAAACACAAGGTCATATACTTTTGGTGTCGAAGTAGGATTTTAA